Proteins encoded by one window of Anas platyrhynchos isolate ZD024472 breed Pekin duck chromosome 14, IASCAAS_PekinDuck_T2T, whole genome shotgun sequence:
- the AFAP1L1 gene encoding actin filament-associated protein 1-like 1 isoform X3 produces MDRQSVLDQLLPELSILLKLLDHEYLSATTQEKKLAVSTILQKLQPPTDCDLRDLQDMQEEDGDTSNGVGLELTRSQPAKPVPTDPPPPLPTTPPPEDYYEEALPLGPGKAPEYITSRNSSSPPNSIEDGYYEDADSNYPITRMNGEQKNSYNDSDAMSSSYESYDEEEEDGKGQQLTHQWPSQEASMNLVKDCRICAFLLRKKRFGQWAKQLTIIRDGKLLCYKSSKDRQPHVEVPLGTCNVIYVPKDGRRKKHELRFSLPGAEPLVLAVQSKEQAEEWLKVIKEASSPGVGGMEAPTSPVMPCKMDLDKRLSQEKHTSDSDSVATGETCSPMARREPCEHGKGKKSGLADLKGSMSRAAGKKITRIISFSKKKPSPEDTQTSSTEEDIPCCGYLSVLVNQCWKERWCRLKTNTLYFHKDRSDLHTHVNAIVLQGCEVVPGLGPKHPFAFRILRNGQEVTTLEASCSEDLGRWLGILLVETGSQTVPEALHYDYVDVETIANIMTAVRHSYLWASSSQDSRPDSSRVVYDDVPYEKVQIQEELGRPSGAQVKRHASSCSEKSRRVDPQVKVKRHASNANQYRYGKNRAEEDARRFLTEKEKLEKEKAAIRSELVLLRKEKRELRETMKSCTGPKLQDLEQRVAVLEEQCRQKEERRVDLELQLTEVKERLKQSLAGGLALGLAVTGKVENGEATNKPNGSPPEHLVPVNCAAELRKRSASILPANKGNVLRKAKEWEKKQT; encoded by the exons TGCTGGACCAGCTCCTACCCGAGCTAAGCATCCTGCTCAAGCTGCTGGACCATGAGTACCTGAGTGCCACCACGCAGGAGAAGAAGCTGGCTGTCTCCACCAtcctgcagaagctgcagccaCCCACAG ACTGTGACCTGCGGGACCTCCAGGACAtgcaggaggaggatggggacaCCAGCAATGGAGTTGGCTTGGAGCTTACGAGGAGCCAGCCAGCAAAACCT GTTCCTACAGACCCTCCTCCACCACTGCCCACCACCCCCCCGCCTGAGGATTACTACGAGGAAGCACTGCCCCTGGGCCCAGGGAAGGCCCCTGAGTACATCACCTCACGCA ACAGCTCCAGCCCCCCCAACTCGATCGAGGATGGCTACTACGAGGACGCAGACAGCAACTACCCCATCACCAGGATGAACGGGGAGCAGAAGAACTCCT ACAACGACTCAGATGCCATGAGCAGCTCTTATGAGTCCTatgacgaggaggaggaggacgggaAGGGCCAGCAGCTGACACACCAGTGGCCGTCACAGGAAGCCTCCATGAACCTGGTGAAGGACTGCAGGATTTGTGCCTTCCTGTTGCGCAAGAAGCGCTTTGGGCAGTGGGCCAAGCAGCTCACCATCATACGGGACGGCAAACTGCTG TGCTACAAAAGCTCCAAGGACCGGCAGCCACACGTGGAAGTGCCCCTGGGCACCTGCAATGTCATCTATGTCCCCAAGGATGGGCGGCGCAAGAAGCACGAGCTGCGTTTCTCCCTGCCGGGGGCTGAGCCACTGGTGCTGGCCGTGCAGAgcaaggagcaggctgaggagtggctgaag GTGATAAAGGAAGCGAGCAGTCCAGGAGTGGGCGGGATGGAAGCCCCCACGTCCCCAGTGATGCCCTGCAAGATGGACCTGGATAAG AGGCTGTCACAGGAGAAGCACACCTCTGACTCGGACAGCGTGGCGACAGGCGAGACCTGCTCCCCCATGGCCCGCAGGGAGCCCTGCGAGCACG GGAAAGGCAAGAAGAGTGGCTTGGCTGACCTGAAGGGCTCAATGAGCCGGGCGGCAGGGAAGAAGATCACCAGGATCATCAGCTTCTCCAAGAAGAAGCCTTCCCCTGAGGACACACAGACCTCCTCCACTGAGGAGGACATCCCATGCTGTG GCTACCTCAGCGTCTTGGTCAACCAGTGCTGGAAGGAGCGCTGGTGCCGCCTGAAGACCAACACCCTCTACTTCCACAAGGACCGCAGTGACCTACACACCCACGTGAATGCCATCGTCCTCCAGGGCTGCGAGGTGGTGCCGGGGCTGGGCCCCAAGCACCCCTTTGCTTTCCGCATCCTTCGCAATGGGCAGGAGGTGACCACGCTGGAG GCAAGCTGCTCAGAAGACCTGGGCCGCTGGCTGGGTATCCTCTTGGTGGAGACAGGCTCCCAGACAGTGCCAGAGGCCTTGCACTACGACTATGTGGACGTGGAGACCATCGCCAACATCATGACAGCCGTGAGGCACTCCTACCT GTGGGCCAGCTCCTCCCAAGACAGCCGGCCGGACTCCTCCCGTGTGGTGTACGACGACGTTCCCTACGAGAAGGTTCAG ATCCAGGAGGAACTGGGGCGGCCGTCAGGAGCCCAGGTGAAGCGCCACGCGTCCTCCTGCAGTGAGAAGTCACGACGGGTGGACCCACAGGTCAAAGTGAAGAGGCACGCTTCGA ATGCCAACCAGTATAGGTACGGGAAGAACCGGGCCGAGGAGGATGCCAGGCGGTTTCTGACGGAGAAGGAGAAGCtagagaaggagaaagcagcAATCCGCAGCGAGCTGGTGTTGCTGcggaaagagaagagagagctgCGGGAAACCATGAAGAGCTGCACAG GGCCAAAGCTGCAGGACCTGGAGCAGCGGGTggcagtgctggaggagcagtgCCGGCAGAAGGAGGAGCGCCGAGTCGACCTGGAGCTTCAGCTGACCGAAGTGAAGGAGCGGCTGAAGCAGTCGCTGGCAGGAGGgctggccctggggctggctgtAACCGGCAAGGTGGAGAACGGG GAAGCTACAAACAAGCCAAATGGGAGCCCCCCTGAGCACTTGGTCCCTGTCAACTGTGCAGCCGAACTGCGGAAGAGAAGCGCCTCCATCCTCCCAGCCAACAAGGGAAATGTGCTGCGGAAAGCCAAG GAATGGGAAAAGAAGCAGACTTAA
- the AFAP1L1 gene encoding actin filament-associated protein 1-like 1 isoform X2, with protein sequence MDRQSVLDQLLPELSILLKLLDHEYLSATTQEKKLAVSTILQKLQPPTGKDADFMYMNTASLSNGTSFVESLFEEFDCDLRDLQDMQEEDGDTSNGVGLELTRSQPAKPVPTDPPPPLPTTPPPEDYYEEALPLGPGKAPEYITSRNSSSPPNSIEDGYYEDADSNYPITRMNGEQKNSYNDSDAMSSSYESYDEEEEDGKGQQLTHQWPSQEASMNLVKDCRICAFLLRKKRFGQWAKQLTIIRDGKLLCYKSSKDRQPHVEVPLGTCNVIYVPKDGRRKKHELRFSLPGAEPLVLAVQSKEQAEEWLKVIKEASSPGVGGMEAPTSPVMPCKMDLDKRLSQEKHTSDSDSVATGETCSPMARREPCEHGKGKKSGLADLKGSMSRAAGKKITRIISFSKKKPSPEDTQTSSTEEDIPCCGYLSVLVNQCWKERWCRLKTNTLYFHKDRSDLHTHVNAIVLQGCEVVPGLGPKHPFAFRILRNGQEVTTLEASCSEDLGRWLGILLVETGSQTVPEALHYDYVDVETIANIMTAVRHSYLWASSSQDSRPDSSRVVYDDVPYEKVQIQEELGRPSGAQVKRHASSCSEKSRRVDPQVKVKRHASNANQYRYGKNRAEEDARRFLTEKEKLEKEKAAIRSELVLLRKEKRELRETMKSCTGPKLQDLEQRVAVLEEQCRQKEERRVDLELQLTEVKERLKQSLAGGLALGLAVTGKEATNKPNGSPPEHLVPVNCAAELRKRSASILPANKGNVLRKAKEWEKKQT encoded by the exons TGCTGGACCAGCTCCTACCCGAGCTAAGCATCCTGCTCAAGCTGCTGGACCATGAGTACCTGAGTGCCACCACGCAGGAGAAGAAGCTGGCTGTCTCCACCAtcctgcagaagctgcagccaCCCACAG GGAAGGATGCAGACTTCATGTACATGAACACAGCCTCCCTGAGCAATGGCACCAGCTTCGTGGAGTCTCTCTTCGAGGAGTTCG ACTGTGACCTGCGGGACCTCCAGGACAtgcaggaggaggatggggacaCCAGCAATGGAGTTGGCTTGGAGCTTACGAGGAGCCAGCCAGCAAAACCT GTTCCTACAGACCCTCCTCCACCACTGCCCACCACCCCCCCGCCTGAGGATTACTACGAGGAAGCACTGCCCCTGGGCCCAGGGAAGGCCCCTGAGTACATCACCTCACGCA ACAGCTCCAGCCCCCCCAACTCGATCGAGGATGGCTACTACGAGGACGCAGACAGCAACTACCCCATCACCAGGATGAACGGGGAGCAGAAGAACTCCT ACAACGACTCAGATGCCATGAGCAGCTCTTATGAGTCCTatgacgaggaggaggaggacgggaAGGGCCAGCAGCTGACACACCAGTGGCCGTCACAGGAAGCCTCCATGAACCTGGTGAAGGACTGCAGGATTTGTGCCTTCCTGTTGCGCAAGAAGCGCTTTGGGCAGTGGGCCAAGCAGCTCACCATCATACGGGACGGCAAACTGCTG TGCTACAAAAGCTCCAAGGACCGGCAGCCACACGTGGAAGTGCCCCTGGGCACCTGCAATGTCATCTATGTCCCCAAGGATGGGCGGCGCAAGAAGCACGAGCTGCGTTTCTCCCTGCCGGGGGCTGAGCCACTGGTGCTGGCCGTGCAGAgcaaggagcaggctgaggagtggctgaag GTGATAAAGGAAGCGAGCAGTCCAGGAGTGGGCGGGATGGAAGCCCCCACGTCCCCAGTGATGCCCTGCAAGATGGACCTGGATAAG AGGCTGTCACAGGAGAAGCACACCTCTGACTCGGACAGCGTGGCGACAGGCGAGACCTGCTCCCCCATGGCCCGCAGGGAGCCCTGCGAGCACG GGAAAGGCAAGAAGAGTGGCTTGGCTGACCTGAAGGGCTCAATGAGCCGGGCGGCAGGGAAGAAGATCACCAGGATCATCAGCTTCTCCAAGAAGAAGCCTTCCCCTGAGGACACACAGACCTCCTCCACTGAGGAGGACATCCCATGCTGTG GCTACCTCAGCGTCTTGGTCAACCAGTGCTGGAAGGAGCGCTGGTGCCGCCTGAAGACCAACACCCTCTACTTCCACAAGGACCGCAGTGACCTACACACCCACGTGAATGCCATCGTCCTCCAGGGCTGCGAGGTGGTGCCGGGGCTGGGCCCCAAGCACCCCTTTGCTTTCCGCATCCTTCGCAATGGGCAGGAGGTGACCACGCTGGAG GCAAGCTGCTCAGAAGACCTGGGCCGCTGGCTGGGTATCCTCTTGGTGGAGACAGGCTCCCAGACAGTGCCAGAGGCCTTGCACTACGACTATGTGGACGTGGAGACCATCGCCAACATCATGACAGCCGTGAGGCACTCCTACCT GTGGGCCAGCTCCTCCCAAGACAGCCGGCCGGACTCCTCCCGTGTGGTGTACGACGACGTTCCCTACGAGAAGGTTCAG ATCCAGGAGGAACTGGGGCGGCCGTCAGGAGCCCAGGTGAAGCGCCACGCGTCCTCCTGCAGTGAGAAGTCACGACGGGTGGACCCACAGGTCAAAGTGAAGAGGCACGCTTCGA ATGCCAACCAGTATAGGTACGGGAAGAACCGGGCCGAGGAGGATGCCAGGCGGTTTCTGACGGAGAAGGAGAAGCtagagaaggagaaagcagcAATCCGCAGCGAGCTGGTGTTGCTGcggaaagagaagagagagctgCGGGAAACCATGAAGAGCTGCACAG GGCCAAAGCTGCAGGACCTGGAGCAGCGGGTggcagtgctggaggagcagtgCCGGCAGAAGGAGGAGCGCCGAGTCGACCTGGAGCTTCAGCTGACCGAAGTGAAGGAGCGGCTGAAGCAGTCGCTGGCAGGAGGgctggccctggggctggctgtAACCGGCAAG GAAGCTACAAACAAGCCAAATGGGAGCCCCCCTGAGCACTTGGTCCCTGTCAACTGTGCAGCCGAACTGCGGAAGAGAAGCGCCTCCATCCTCCCAGCCAACAAGGGAAATGTGCTGCGGAAAGCCAAG GAATGGGAAAAGAAGCAGACTTAA
- the AFAP1L1 gene encoding actin filament-associated protein 1-like 1 isoform X1, with translation MDRQSVLDQLLPELSILLKLLDHEYLSATTQEKKLAVSTILQKLQPPTGKDADFMYMNTASLSNGTSFVESLFEEFDCDLRDLQDMQEEDGDTSNGVGLELTRSQPAKPVPTDPPPPLPTTPPPEDYYEEALPLGPGKAPEYITSRNSSSPPNSIEDGYYEDADSNYPITRMNGEQKNSYNDSDAMSSSYESYDEEEEDGKGQQLTHQWPSQEASMNLVKDCRICAFLLRKKRFGQWAKQLTIIRDGKLLCYKSSKDRQPHVEVPLGTCNVIYVPKDGRRKKHELRFSLPGAEPLVLAVQSKEQAEEWLKVIKEASSPGVGGMEAPTSPVMPCKMDLDKRLSQEKHTSDSDSVATGETCSPMARREPCEHGKGKKSGLADLKGSMSRAAGKKITRIISFSKKKPSPEDTQTSSTEEDIPCCGYLSVLVNQCWKERWCRLKTNTLYFHKDRSDLHTHVNAIVLQGCEVVPGLGPKHPFAFRILRNGQEVTTLEASCSEDLGRWLGILLVETGSQTVPEALHYDYVDVETIANIMTAVRHSYLWASSSQDSRPDSSRVVYDDVPYEKVQIQEELGRPSGAQVKRHASSCSEKSRRVDPQVKVKRHASNANQYRYGKNRAEEDARRFLTEKEKLEKEKAAIRSELVLLRKEKRELRETMKSCTGPKLQDLEQRVAVLEEQCRQKEERRVDLELQLTEVKERLKQSLAGGLALGLAVTGKVENGEATNKPNGSPPEHLVPVNCAAELRKRSASILPANKGNVLRKAKEWEKKQT, from the exons TGCTGGACCAGCTCCTACCCGAGCTAAGCATCCTGCTCAAGCTGCTGGACCATGAGTACCTGAGTGCCACCACGCAGGAGAAGAAGCTGGCTGTCTCCACCAtcctgcagaagctgcagccaCCCACAG GGAAGGATGCAGACTTCATGTACATGAACACAGCCTCCCTGAGCAATGGCACCAGCTTCGTGGAGTCTCTCTTCGAGGAGTTCG ACTGTGACCTGCGGGACCTCCAGGACAtgcaggaggaggatggggacaCCAGCAATGGAGTTGGCTTGGAGCTTACGAGGAGCCAGCCAGCAAAACCT GTTCCTACAGACCCTCCTCCACCACTGCCCACCACCCCCCCGCCTGAGGATTACTACGAGGAAGCACTGCCCCTGGGCCCAGGGAAGGCCCCTGAGTACATCACCTCACGCA ACAGCTCCAGCCCCCCCAACTCGATCGAGGATGGCTACTACGAGGACGCAGACAGCAACTACCCCATCACCAGGATGAACGGGGAGCAGAAGAACTCCT ACAACGACTCAGATGCCATGAGCAGCTCTTATGAGTCCTatgacgaggaggaggaggacgggaAGGGCCAGCAGCTGACACACCAGTGGCCGTCACAGGAAGCCTCCATGAACCTGGTGAAGGACTGCAGGATTTGTGCCTTCCTGTTGCGCAAGAAGCGCTTTGGGCAGTGGGCCAAGCAGCTCACCATCATACGGGACGGCAAACTGCTG TGCTACAAAAGCTCCAAGGACCGGCAGCCACACGTGGAAGTGCCCCTGGGCACCTGCAATGTCATCTATGTCCCCAAGGATGGGCGGCGCAAGAAGCACGAGCTGCGTTTCTCCCTGCCGGGGGCTGAGCCACTGGTGCTGGCCGTGCAGAgcaaggagcaggctgaggagtggctgaag GTGATAAAGGAAGCGAGCAGTCCAGGAGTGGGCGGGATGGAAGCCCCCACGTCCCCAGTGATGCCCTGCAAGATGGACCTGGATAAG AGGCTGTCACAGGAGAAGCACACCTCTGACTCGGACAGCGTGGCGACAGGCGAGACCTGCTCCCCCATGGCCCGCAGGGAGCCCTGCGAGCACG GGAAAGGCAAGAAGAGTGGCTTGGCTGACCTGAAGGGCTCAATGAGCCGGGCGGCAGGGAAGAAGATCACCAGGATCATCAGCTTCTCCAAGAAGAAGCCTTCCCCTGAGGACACACAGACCTCCTCCACTGAGGAGGACATCCCATGCTGTG GCTACCTCAGCGTCTTGGTCAACCAGTGCTGGAAGGAGCGCTGGTGCCGCCTGAAGACCAACACCCTCTACTTCCACAAGGACCGCAGTGACCTACACACCCACGTGAATGCCATCGTCCTCCAGGGCTGCGAGGTGGTGCCGGGGCTGGGCCCCAAGCACCCCTTTGCTTTCCGCATCCTTCGCAATGGGCAGGAGGTGACCACGCTGGAG GCAAGCTGCTCAGAAGACCTGGGCCGCTGGCTGGGTATCCTCTTGGTGGAGACAGGCTCCCAGACAGTGCCAGAGGCCTTGCACTACGACTATGTGGACGTGGAGACCATCGCCAACATCATGACAGCCGTGAGGCACTCCTACCT GTGGGCCAGCTCCTCCCAAGACAGCCGGCCGGACTCCTCCCGTGTGGTGTACGACGACGTTCCCTACGAGAAGGTTCAG ATCCAGGAGGAACTGGGGCGGCCGTCAGGAGCCCAGGTGAAGCGCCACGCGTCCTCCTGCAGTGAGAAGTCACGACGGGTGGACCCACAGGTCAAAGTGAAGAGGCACGCTTCGA ATGCCAACCAGTATAGGTACGGGAAGAACCGGGCCGAGGAGGATGCCAGGCGGTTTCTGACGGAGAAGGAGAAGCtagagaaggagaaagcagcAATCCGCAGCGAGCTGGTGTTGCTGcggaaagagaagagagagctgCGGGAAACCATGAAGAGCTGCACAG GGCCAAAGCTGCAGGACCTGGAGCAGCGGGTggcagtgctggaggagcagtgCCGGCAGAAGGAGGAGCGCCGAGTCGACCTGGAGCTTCAGCTGACCGAAGTGAAGGAGCGGCTGAAGCAGTCGCTGGCAGGAGGgctggccctggggctggctgtAACCGGCAAGGTGGAGAACGGG GAAGCTACAAACAAGCCAAATGGGAGCCCCCCTGAGCACTTGGTCCCTGTCAACTGTGCAGCCGAACTGCGGAAGAGAAGCGCCTCCATCCTCCCAGCCAACAAGGGAAATGTGCTGCGGAAAGCCAAG GAATGGGAAAAGAAGCAGACTTAA
- the AFAP1L1 gene encoding actin filament-associated protein 1-like 1 isoform X4, with the protein MDRQSVLDQLLPELSILLKLLDHEYLSATTQEKKLAVSTILQKLQPPTGKDADFMYMNTASLSNGTSFVESLFEEFDCDLRDLQDMQEEDGDTSNGVGLELTRSQPAKPVPTDPPPPLPTTPPPEDYYEEALPLGPGKAPEYITSRNSSSPPNSIEDGYYEDADSNYPITRMNGEQKNSYNDSDAMSSSYESYDEEEEDGKGQQLTHQWPSQEASMNLVKDCRICAFLLRKKRFGQWAKQLTIIRDGKLLCYKSSKDRQPHVEVPLGTCNVIYVPKDGRRKKHELRFSLPGAEPLVLAVQSKEQAEEWLKRLSQEKHTSDSDSVATGETCSPMARREPCEHGKGKKSGLADLKGSMSRAAGKKITRIISFSKKKPSPEDTQTSSTEEDIPCCGYLSVLVNQCWKERWCRLKTNTLYFHKDRSDLHTHVNAIVLQGCEVVPGLGPKHPFAFRILRNGQEVTTLEASCSEDLGRWLGILLVETGSQTVPEALHYDYVDVETIANIMTAVRHSYLWASSSQDSRPDSSRVVYDDVPYEKVQIQEELGRPSGAQVKRHASSCSEKSRRVDPQVKVKRHASNANQYRYGKNRAEEDARRFLTEKEKLEKEKAAIRSELVLLRKEKRELRETMKSCTGPKLQDLEQRVAVLEEQCRQKEERRVDLELQLTEVKERLKQSLAGGLALGLAVTGKVENGEATNKPNGSPPEHLVPVNCAAELRKRSASILPANKGNVLRKAKEWEKKQT; encoded by the exons TGCTGGACCAGCTCCTACCCGAGCTAAGCATCCTGCTCAAGCTGCTGGACCATGAGTACCTGAGTGCCACCACGCAGGAGAAGAAGCTGGCTGTCTCCACCAtcctgcagaagctgcagccaCCCACAG GGAAGGATGCAGACTTCATGTACATGAACACAGCCTCCCTGAGCAATGGCACCAGCTTCGTGGAGTCTCTCTTCGAGGAGTTCG ACTGTGACCTGCGGGACCTCCAGGACAtgcaggaggaggatggggacaCCAGCAATGGAGTTGGCTTGGAGCTTACGAGGAGCCAGCCAGCAAAACCT GTTCCTACAGACCCTCCTCCACCACTGCCCACCACCCCCCCGCCTGAGGATTACTACGAGGAAGCACTGCCCCTGGGCCCAGGGAAGGCCCCTGAGTACATCACCTCACGCA ACAGCTCCAGCCCCCCCAACTCGATCGAGGATGGCTACTACGAGGACGCAGACAGCAACTACCCCATCACCAGGATGAACGGGGAGCAGAAGAACTCCT ACAACGACTCAGATGCCATGAGCAGCTCTTATGAGTCCTatgacgaggaggaggaggacgggaAGGGCCAGCAGCTGACACACCAGTGGCCGTCACAGGAAGCCTCCATGAACCTGGTGAAGGACTGCAGGATTTGTGCCTTCCTGTTGCGCAAGAAGCGCTTTGGGCAGTGGGCCAAGCAGCTCACCATCATACGGGACGGCAAACTGCTG TGCTACAAAAGCTCCAAGGACCGGCAGCCACACGTGGAAGTGCCCCTGGGCACCTGCAATGTCATCTATGTCCCCAAGGATGGGCGGCGCAAGAAGCACGAGCTGCGTTTCTCCCTGCCGGGGGCTGAGCCACTGGTGCTGGCCGTGCAGAgcaaggagcaggctgaggagtggctgaag AGGCTGTCACAGGAGAAGCACACCTCTGACTCGGACAGCGTGGCGACAGGCGAGACCTGCTCCCCCATGGCCCGCAGGGAGCCCTGCGAGCACG GGAAAGGCAAGAAGAGTGGCTTGGCTGACCTGAAGGGCTCAATGAGCCGGGCGGCAGGGAAGAAGATCACCAGGATCATCAGCTTCTCCAAGAAGAAGCCTTCCCCTGAGGACACACAGACCTCCTCCACTGAGGAGGACATCCCATGCTGTG GCTACCTCAGCGTCTTGGTCAACCAGTGCTGGAAGGAGCGCTGGTGCCGCCTGAAGACCAACACCCTCTACTTCCACAAGGACCGCAGTGACCTACACACCCACGTGAATGCCATCGTCCTCCAGGGCTGCGAGGTGGTGCCGGGGCTGGGCCCCAAGCACCCCTTTGCTTTCCGCATCCTTCGCAATGGGCAGGAGGTGACCACGCTGGAG GCAAGCTGCTCAGAAGACCTGGGCCGCTGGCTGGGTATCCTCTTGGTGGAGACAGGCTCCCAGACAGTGCCAGAGGCCTTGCACTACGACTATGTGGACGTGGAGACCATCGCCAACATCATGACAGCCGTGAGGCACTCCTACCT GTGGGCCAGCTCCTCCCAAGACAGCCGGCCGGACTCCTCCCGTGTGGTGTACGACGACGTTCCCTACGAGAAGGTTCAG ATCCAGGAGGAACTGGGGCGGCCGTCAGGAGCCCAGGTGAAGCGCCACGCGTCCTCCTGCAGTGAGAAGTCACGACGGGTGGACCCACAGGTCAAAGTGAAGAGGCACGCTTCGA ATGCCAACCAGTATAGGTACGGGAAGAACCGGGCCGAGGAGGATGCCAGGCGGTTTCTGACGGAGAAGGAGAAGCtagagaaggagaaagcagcAATCCGCAGCGAGCTGGTGTTGCTGcggaaagagaagagagagctgCGGGAAACCATGAAGAGCTGCACAG GGCCAAAGCTGCAGGACCTGGAGCAGCGGGTggcagtgctggaggagcagtgCCGGCAGAAGGAGGAGCGCCGAGTCGACCTGGAGCTTCAGCTGACCGAAGTGAAGGAGCGGCTGAAGCAGTCGCTGGCAGGAGGgctggccctggggctggctgtAACCGGCAAGGTGGAGAACGGG GAAGCTACAAACAAGCCAAATGGGAGCCCCCCTGAGCACTTGGTCCCTGTCAACTGTGCAGCCGAACTGCGGAAGAGAAGCGCCTCCATCCTCCCAGCCAACAAGGGAAATGTGCTGCGGAAAGCCAAG GAATGGGAAAAGAAGCAGACTTAA